Proteins from a single region of Apium graveolens cultivar Ventura chromosome 7, ASM990537v1, whole genome shotgun sequence:
- the LOC141671468 gene encoding uncharacterized protein LOC141671468, which translates to MSPISSLSPFKFTPLHNPHRPFSPSSNPHRPFSPQPIFLKPLKATSQESSQAQPQVLTTIKPTITFENDAALDSTCFVIKAKNRIGLLQVITRVFKVLGLVIEKAEVDFEGDVFVKKFYVTDSNGDRIEESGDLERIEKALREAIEECNVDYRGETGRKRGKVVRTGGLRDGIGKAKAERMFGLMDGFLKNDPFSLQKSILDHVEYTVARSRFNFDDFEAYQALSHSVRDRLIERWHDTHQHFKKKDPKRLYFLSLEFLMGRTLSNSVINLGIRDQYTDALSQLGFDFEVVAEQEGDAALGNGGLARLSACQMDSLATLDYPAMGYGLRYQFGLFRQIILDGFQHEQPDYWLNFGNPWEIERVHVSYPVKFYGTVEEEFVNGETRKAWVPGEMVEAVAYDNPIPGYGTRNAINLRLWAAKPSGQYDMESYNTGDYINAVFNRQKAETISSVLYPDDRSYQGKELRLKQQYFFVSASIQDIIRRFKDVHNNFDEFPEKVALQLTDTHPSLSIVEVLRILLDEEHLCWNKAWDIVSKIFSFTTHTVILEGLERIPVDLLESLLPRHLQIIYEINQMFMEEWKKKMGNDYARLSRMSIVEEGSVKSIRVANLSIACCHTVNGVSRVHSEIIKSRVFKDFYEVWPEKFQYKTNGVTQRRWVVVSNPGLSTLITKYMGTEAWIRNVDLLSGLRQHASDLALHQDWKMVKKVNKTRLAEYIEMMSGVKVSLDAMFDVQIKRIHEYKRQLLNILGIIHRYDCIKNIAKGDRTKVVPRVCIIGGKAAPGYEIAKKIIKLCHAVAETINNDTEIGDLLKLVFIPDYNVSVAELVIPGSDLSQHISTAGHEASGTGSMKFLMNGCLLLATADGSTVEIIEEIGVDNMFIFGAKMTDVPALREKVASTKAPLQFLRVVRMVKDGYFGFKDYFKSICDTLENGDDFYLLGSDFASYLEAQAAADRAFANQEKWTKMSILCTAGSGRFSSDRTIEEYAKKTWGIEPCKCPSDY; encoded by the exons ATGTCACCCATATCCTCACTATCTCCCTTCAAGTTCACACCTTTACACAATCCCCACCGTCCATTCTCCCCATCTTCAAATCCCCACCGTCCATTttcaccccaacccattttcttgaAACCCCTCAAAGCCACTTCTCAAGAATCATCACAAGCACAACCCCAAGTACTCACTACTATAAAACCCACAATCACATTTGAAAACGACGCCGCATTGGACTCAACATGCTTTGTGATCAAAGCGAAGAATAGGATTGGATTATTACAAGTAATTACTAGGGTTTTTAAGGTTCTTGGGCTTGTAATTGAAAAGGCTGAGGTTGATTTTGAgggtgatgtttttgttaagaAGTTTTATGTGACTGATTCTAATGGGGACAGAATTGAAGAGAGTGGGGATTTGGAGAGAATTGAAAAGGCATTGAGGGAGGCTATTGAGGAGTGTAATGTCGATTATCGCGGTGAGACGGGGAGGAAGAGAGGAAAAGTGGTGAGGACTGGTGGACTGAGAGATGGGATTGGGAAGGCGAAAGCGGAGAGAATGTTTGGTTTGATGGATGGGTTTTTGAAGAATGATCCTTTTAGTCTTCAAAAGAGTATTCTTGATCATGTTGAGTATACAGTGGCTAGATCAAGATTTAATTTTGATGATTTTGAAGCTTACCAG GCCTTATCACACAGCGTAAGAGATCGCTTGATTGAACGGTGGCATGATACTCATCAACACTTCAAGAAGAAAGATCCCAAGCGCCTGTACTTCCTGTCCCTTGAATTTCTAATGG GACGTACTTTATCAAATAGTGTCATTAATCTTGGCATCCGGGACCAATATACGGATGCCCTAAGCCAGCTTGGCTTTGACTTCGAAGTTGTGGCAGAGCAG GAAGGAGATGCTGCACTTGGTAATGGAGGCTTAGCCCGCCTTTCAGCTTGTCAAATGGATTCATTAGCCACATTAGACTATCCGGCAATGGG TTACGGATTACGTTACCAGTTTGGTCTTTTCCGTCAGATCATATTGGACGGTTTTCAACATGAGCAACCTGATTATTGGTTGAATTTTGGAAATCCATGGGAAATAGAGCGGGTTCATGTATCATATCCTGTGAAG TTTTACGGTACAGTTGAAGAAGAATTTGTAAATGGGGAGACGCGTAAAGCTTGGGTACCTGGAGAAATG GTTGAAGCTGTAGCTTATGACAACCCTATACCTGGTTATGGAACGAGGAATGCCATTAATCTGCGATTATGGGCTGCCAAACCAAGTGGTCAATATGATATG GAGTCCTACAATACCGGAGATTATATCAATGCTGTTTTTAACAGGCAGAAGGCTGAAACTATAAGTAGTGTCTTGTATCCTGATGATCGCTCCTATCAG GGAAAGGAATTGCGACTGAAGCAACAATATTTCTTTGTCTCGGCATCAATACAAGATATTATTCGAAGGTTCAAAGATGTCCACAATAATTTTGATGAATTCCCGGAAAAG GTTGCTCTACAGCTGACTGATACCCATCCGTCTCTTTCTATAGTCGAGGTCTTACGAATCCTTCTTGATGAGGAACATTTGTGCTGGAATAAAGCCTGGGATATCGTGTCCAAGATATTCTCTTTCACTACTCACACTGTAATACTTGAAGGACTTGAGAGGATCCCTGTGGACCTGCTTGAAAGTCTTCTCCCGCGCCATTTACAA ATTATATATGAGATAAATCAGATGTTCATGGAAGAGTGGAAAAAGAAGATGGGGAATGATTATGCTCGTTTGTCACGAATGTCAATTGTTGAGGAAGGCTCTGTGAAG AGTATCCGTGTAGCCAATCTATCAATTGCTTGCTGCCATACTGTCAATGGTGTCTCCAGAGTTCATTCCGAAATAATCAAATCAAGAGTATTTAAG GATTTTTATGAGGTCTGGCCCGAGAAATTTCAGTACAAGACAAATGGAGTAACTCAG CGTCGCTGGGTTGTGGTGAGCAATCCAGGTTTATCCACCCTTATTACAAAATATATGGGGACAGAAGCTTGGATCCGTAATGTTGACCTCCTATCTGGGCTGCGCCAACATGCGTCGGATTTAGCTTTGCATCAGGATTGGAAAATG GTTAAGAAGGTTAACAAAACTAGGCTTGCTGAGTACATTGAGATGATGAGTGGTGTGAAG GTCAGTTTAGATGCCATGTTTGACGTACAGATAAAACGAATACATGAGTACAAAAGACAACTTCTGAATATACTAGGCATAATTCATCGATATGACTGCATTAAG AATATTGCGAAAGGTGATAGAACGAAGGTTGTACCACGTGTTTGCATTATTGGAGGGAAAGCAGCTCCTGGTTACGAAATTGCAAAGAAGATTATTAAACTTTGTCATGCTGTAGCTGAAACAATCAATAACGACACTGAAATTGGAGACCTCTTAAAATTG GTCTTTATTCCGGATTACAATGTTTCTGTAGCTGAATTAGTCATTCCTGGTAGTGATCTTTCACAACATATAAG CACTGCTGGACACGAGGCATCAGGAACTGGCAGCATGAAATTTCTTATGAATGGATGTCTGTTATTAGCCACAGCTGATGGGTCTACTGTTGAGATCATTGAAGAAATTGGTGTAGATAACATG TTTATATTTGGTGCAAAGATGACTGATGTCCCAGCTTTACGGGAAAAAGTAGCTTCTACTAAAGCACCTCTTCAGTTCTTAAGAGTTGTAAG GATGGTTAAAGATGGTTATTTTGGCTTTAAAGATTACTTCAAATCAATTTGCGACACTTTAGAGAatggtgatgatttttatcttcTTGGTTCTGACTTTGCTAGCTATCTGGAAGCCCAG GCGGCTGCAGACAGAGCTTTTGCTAATCAGGAGAAATGGACTAAAATGAGCATTCTTTGTACTGCTGGTTCTGGAAGATTTAGTAGTGAT